GATCGCGAGCTGTTGTGAGAAACCCGGGCAGCAAGCGCGTTCTGGTGCCGTGGGTGCGCGAAGCGGTCGAGCGGCGGCCCTTCGACGAAGCCGCGATCATCGACGATCGCAAAAATGGAAAGCCCCGGCAAGAACCGGGGCCAACGTCATGCGGATTGCCCGCATTCCCGCGCTGGGCGTCGCGGGGAGGACGGGCTTGTGGTTATGGTGTCGAAGACAACGTGAAACGGTTTGCGACGTGCTTACTTCTTCGCCTTCTTCGCGCGCTTGGTCTTGCTGGCGCGCGCGGTCTTGGCCATCACGGCCTTCTTCGCGGTGCGCTTGCGCGCGGTCTTCTTGGCAGCGCGTTTGCGTGCCGGCTTCCGGGCCGTCTTCTTCGCGGCCTTCCGCACCGTCTTGCGTGCGGTCTTGCGTGCCGTGGCGGTCTTCGCCTTGGCGGACTTGCGGGCCGCCTTCTTGGCGGGTTTCTTCGCAGCTTTCTTGGTAGCCATGGTTCGTCTCAGCTCCTCATCAGTTGGCAGTGGTTGCCCAGTGAACGCATGCAGAAACGCCTCGCACAAAAGATCGCTGTTCGTGGCGTGCCGCAGGTTGGACACTTGACGGCGTGTGCGCTCGTCGGAAAGCAGCCGGAGTACATGCAGCGGAATCGAGACGGTGATCTTCCGGACCTTCTCGGATTTGGAACCGTGCTCGATGTACGGTTTGATGTACTTGGCAGTCGGCATGTTTCCCGTCTTGCGACATGTCGTCGGGCGGAAAGCTAGCCCCACGCAATCATGGTGTCAATCGATTTTTTGCGGCAAATGAAGCTCTTGCGATCGCCGCGCCGGCCCTCCCCTAGCGACGAAACCGCGCGCCACGCGCGGAACCACCGCTGACGAAAGACGGATAGACGTCCAAATGATCCATCGTGCCGGATCGGCGTGCATCGCCGAAAACCCGCATGAACACTGGCCTGCGCGCATCCGGCGCGTCGCCAGCGCACGCATCGGCTGCACGCGCGCGGCATGCGTGGATGGAACCTCACATGCGCGGCACGCGCGCGTCGGTCAGGCTGAATGCGGGACAAACCGGGGCGCGAAAATTTTTTCGCGCAGCGCGCGATTTCGCGCCGGACACATCCTCAATCTTCGTCGCTCTCGATCAACTCCTGGTAGTCGTCGGGACCGAGCAGTGCATCCACTTCGTCCGGGTCGGACAGCTTGATGACGAACAACCAGCCGTCACCGAATGCATCTTCGTTGATGGTTTCGGGCTTGTCGGCGAGGCCTTCGTTGACCTCGACCACTTCGCCGCTGACCGGCGCATACACATCCGACGCCGCCTTCACCGACTCCACCACCGCGCAACCGGCGCCCGCCTCGACCTTGTCGCCGACCTTGGGCAGTTCGACGTAGACCAGGTCGCCCAGCAAGCCCTGGGCGTGGTCGGAAATGCCGACACGTGCGCGCCCGTCTTCCTCGATCCGCACCCATTCGTGCGACTTCTGGAACTTGAGGTCACCGGGAATCTCGCTCATGACACGTGTCCTTGGTTGTTCGGGAGACCCGTGATTCTAGCCACGTCCACGGGCGCGGAAAAAGGTGCCTCGACGATGTTCGGCAGCGCGGCCACGGGTCAGATTCCCTCGCACGGCTTGCCGTCGCGCACGAAGGGATATTTCACGGCGCGCAGCGGCAACTCGCGGCCGCGGATGTCCACGCGCAGGTTCGCGCGTGCGCCCGCCGGCACCCGCGCGAAGGCAATCGCCTTGCCGAGCGTCGGCGAAAAGATGCCGGACAGGATTTCGCCGTTGCCCTTGTCCGTAATCACGCGCTGGCCGTGGCGCAGCACGCCCTTCTCGTCCATCACCACGCCGATCAGCTCGCGCGGCACACCGGACGCCTTCTGCTGTTCCAGCGCGGCGCGGCCGATGAAGTCGCGCCCCTCGTCCAGCGATACCGTCCACGCGAGCCCCGCTTCCCATGGCGTGACGTCCTCGTCCATGTCCTGGCCGTAGAGATTCATGCCGGCTTCGAGCCGCAGCGTGTCGCGTGCGCCCAAGCCGGCCGGACGCACGCCGGCCACGGCCAGCGCGTTCCACAGTGCCGTCGCGTGTTGCTCCGGAACGATGATCTCGAAACCGTCTTCGCCGGTGTAGCCGGTGCGCGCCACGAACAGCGGCATGCCGCCCGGACCGCGCGCTTCGGCGGCGGCGAAGCGGCCCAGCTTTTCGACGCGTCCGCGATCGCCGGCATCGAGCAGCGCCAGCACCTTCGCGCGCGCATTCGGACCCTGCACCGCGATCATCGCGAGTTCGGGCCGTTCGCTGACCTTCACGCCGAATGCGGCCGCCTGCTTTTCGATCCATGCGAGATCCTTGTCGCGGGTCGCGGCATTCACCACCATCCGGAAAAAATCTTCGGCCAGGAAGTACGTGATCAGGTCATCGATCACGCCGCCACGCTCATTGAGCATGCACGAATACAACGCCTTGCCGGGCTTCTTCAGCTTGCCGATGTCGTTCGCCAGCAGGTGCTTGAGGAATTCGCGGGTGCGCGCGCCATGCAGGTCCACCACCGTCATGTGCGAGACATCGAACATGCCGGCGTCGCGGCGCACCGCGTGGTGCTCTTCGATCTGCGAGCCGTAATTGAGCGGCATGTCCCAGCCGCCGAAATCCACCATCTTCGCGCCGGCGGCGCGGTGGGTGGCGTTGAGGATGGTCTGCTTGGTCATGGCGAGGCCTGCTGTGGAACGGCAATTATGGCGGGGCTGTTGTGGAAAGTCAGCGCGAGGACGGACGTTTACGCGATGCCGGTGGCATCGCGTGGTCGGCCGAGCGACCGGCCAGTGATGGCCGGGCCGGCGCCCAGCGCCACGGATGGCTACTCGTGAAGCACGGCTCGCTCGCGCAGCGGAACAGCGATCATGGACGATCGCACAAGTACGAGCACGCTACACTTGCGCGCATGAACCCGTCCCCGACGACGCCCGGCTTGGTGGAATGGCTGCCGCTGCCGGAGACCGGTGAGAACGTGTTGCGTTTCACCGGCGACTGGACGCTGCAGCATTTTGCCGCGCTCGAAGCGCAGCTCGACGCCCTGAAGCCTGCGCTTCCCGAGTGCCCGGACGTGGATTTCAACGACGTCGGCCG
The genomic region above belongs to Rhodanobacteraceae bacterium and contains:
- a CDS encoding Aminomethyltransferase (glycine cleavage system T protein), with the translated sequence MTKQTILNATHRAAGAKMVDFGGWDMPLNYGSQIEEHHAVRRDAGMFDVSHMTVVDLHGARTREFLKHLLANDIGKLKKPGKALYSCMLNERGGVIDDLITYFLAEDFFRMVVNAATRDKDLAWIEKQAAAFGVKVSERPELAMIAVQGPNARAKVLALLDAGDRGRVEKLGRFAAAEARGPGGMPLFVARTGYTGEDGFEIIVPEQHATALWNALAVAGVRPAGLGARDTLRLEAGMNLYGQDMDEDVTPWEAGLAWTVSLDEGRDFIGRAALEQQKASGVPRELIGVVMDEKGVLRHGQRVITDKGNGEILSGIFSPTLGKAIAFARVPAGARANLRVDIRGRELPLRAVKYPFVRDGKPCEGI
- a CDS encoding Glycine cleavage system H protein, coding for MSEIPGDLKFQKSHEWVRIEEDGRARVGISDHAQGLLGDLVYVELPKVGDKVEAGAGCAVVESVKAASDVYAPVSGEVVEVNEGLADKPETINEDAFGDGWLFVIKLSDPDEVDALLGPDDYQELIESDED
- a CDS encoding Methionine repressor MetJ; its protein translation is MPTAKYIKPYIEHGSKSEKVRKITVSIPLHVLRLLSDERTRRQVSNLRHATNSDLLCEAFLHAFTGQPLPTDEELRRTMATKKAAKKPAKKAARKSAKAKTATARKTARKTVRKAAKKTARKPARKRAAKKTARKRTAKKAVMAKTARASKTKRAKKAKK